One genomic segment of Chloroflexota bacterium includes these proteins:
- a CDS encoding site-specific DNA-methyltransferase, translating to MPTFSFPGKTFHMPPPAHLQVESVVAPSEAATVPEANRLLWGDNLALMAALLPRWEGRIPLIYADPPFFTNRRYRARVGRGEDSRKPHTWQLAEGYADRWPSLDAYLAFLYPRLVLMHRLLAPTGTLYLHLDWHAAPYARLLLDEIFGPRRLINEIVWVYHGPSPIRRAFNRKHDTILVYAKSAAYTFNADAVRVPYHPNTVATFKSSPKAGFGKVPDLKRGKVPEDWWYFPVVARLHNERTGYPTQKPEALLERILLASSHAGDLVADFFCGSGTLAAVAARLGRRFLCADATLRAVQTARLRLMREGVAFTVEADAALTWPWQPFPQAWQPRLEAGQVHLPPEALAEAEGWEVGFMADGIFHSTAQAVRPLRGTNPPRAALPLNTTHRPWAVRLFSTGGEGWLFQAAASPSGSGTGLPSG from the coding sequence ATGCCCACCTTTTCCTTCCCCGGCAAGACCTTCCACATGCCGCCGCCTGCCCACCTGCAGGTGGAAAGCGTGGTCGCGCCGTCAGAAGCCGCCACCGTCCCCGAAGCCAACCGCCTGCTCTGGGGCGACAACCTCGCCCTGATGGCCGCCCTGCTGCCCCGGTGGGAAGGCCGCATCCCGCTGATTTACGCCGACCCGCCGTTCTTTACCAACCGCCGCTACCGGGCGCGCGTCGGCCGCGGGGAGGATTCCCGCAAGCCCCACACCTGGCAACTCGCCGAAGGCTACGCCGACCGCTGGCCTTCGCTGGACGCTTACCTTGCCTTCCTCTACCCCCGCCTGGTGCTGATGCACCGCCTGCTGGCCCCCACCGGCACCCTCTACCTGCACCTGGACTGGCACGCCGCCCCCTACGCCCGCCTGCTGCTCGACGAAATTTTCGGCCCCCGAAGGCTGATCAACGAAATCGTGTGGGTCTATCACGGCCCCTCGCCCATCCGCCGCGCCTTCAACCGCAAACACGACACCATCCTTGTCTATGCGAAAAGCGCAGCCTACACCTTCAACGCCGACGCGGTGCGGGTGCCCTACCACCCCAACACCGTGGCGACCTTCAAATCGTCGCCCAAAGCCGGTTTCGGCAAGGTGCCCGACCTGAAACGCGGCAAAGTGCCGGAAGACTGGTGGTACTTTCCCGTGGTGGCGCGGCTGCACAACGAGCGCACCGGCTACCCCACCCAAAAGCCGGAAGCCCTGCTGGAACGCATCCTCCTGGCTTCTTCCCACGCAGGCGACCTGGTGGCCGATTTCTTCTGCGGTTCGGGCACGCTGGCAGCAGTGGCGGCGCGGTTGGGGCGGCGCTTCCTCTGCGCCGATGCCACCCTGCGCGCCGTGCAGACGGCGCGGCTGCGGCTGATGCGGGAAGGCGTGGCCTTCACGGTGGAAGCCGACGCCGCCCTGACCTGGCCGTGGCAGCCTTTCCCCCAAGCATGGCAGCCGCGACTGGAGGCTGGACAGGTGCACCTGCCGCCCGAAGCCCTGGCCGAGGCCGAAGGCTGGGAAGTCGGCTTCATGGCCGACGGCATTTTCCACAGCACAGCGCAGGCCGTGCGGCCGCTGCGAGGCACGAACCCGCCTCGCGCGGCCCTGCCCTTAAACACCACACACCGCCCGTGGGCGGTGCGTCTCTTCTCAACAGGGGGAGAAGGATGGCTCTTTCAGGCAGCCGCTTCCCCTTCCGGCTCCGGCACTGGCTTGCCATCGGGGTGA
- a CDS encoding SMC family ATPase encodes MIPRTLTLSGFLSYREPVTVDFTPITLACISGPNGAGKSTLLDAITWALFGQARQRGDGVINTAAEKATASVSFEFSYEENIYRVQRTRARGKSTTLEFQLRLPDGAWKPLTAGSVRETQTRIEETLRMDYDTFIHASFFLQGEADKFSRERPGKRKEVLGRILGLGVWETYREATAERRRAAEAEINRLDGRMAEMRAEIAHEAAIAAQLREVEADIARLSEAAEAQEALLREYARAQAALEQQRLLVGELEAQIGRLKTSLTDLTARLAERETEHEKLQALLAREDAIRAAYQAWQRAREELSRWETQAEKFRALDEERQPLLRAIQAEEARHRETLAHLEQQARQAAEARQNLTAVEKDLAEAEAALSEIEKAIEAAKAAESRRDELTQRLSELAARRDRLKQEGNDFKARIARLESVTTPSCPLCGQPLTEAHKADILAQWQAQVDALRADYQAVNDEIKALRAEHAAAQSELARLPGLQKQARALAEHRGSLLNRRQALQETLEQWEKEGQTRLETLRRTLERGDFAREARTRLKALDDRLRELGYDPAAHAEARRAEEAARTAEAEWQALESARAVLQHLDRETADLRAQIQTLEAQLKPLRARHTKAYRQLQAAESQSPDTATAERKLADLRERIAELQKARGGLQQQAHLIAKYKHNLEELNARREAIARDVGRFKTLETAFGRNGIPSLLIEQALPLLEEEANRILERLTDGQMHVHFRTQAPYKDVKRKDMKETLDIIISDAYGQRDYESYSGGEAFRVDFAIRVALARLLAHRAGARLQTLVIDEGFGSQDAEGRQRLLEAIRAVQDDFAKILVITHIEELKEAFPARIEVRKTPRGSQVEVVLV; translated from the coding sequence ATGATTCCTCGCACCCTCACCCTCTCCGGCTTCCTTTCCTATCGCGAACCCGTCACGGTCGATTTCACCCCTATCACCTTAGCCTGCATCAGCGGCCCCAACGGGGCAGGCAAATCGACCCTGCTCGACGCGATCACCTGGGCGCTCTTCGGCCAGGCGCGCCAGCGCGGCGACGGCGTGATCAACACCGCTGCCGAAAAGGCTACCGCCTCGGTTTCCTTTGAATTTTCCTACGAAGAAAACATCTATCGCGTGCAGCGCACCCGCGCGCGGGGTAAAAGCACCACGCTGGAATTCCAACTGCGGCTACCCGACGGTGCCTGGAAACCCCTTACCGCTGGCAGCGTGCGAGAAACCCAGACCCGCATCGAAGAAACGCTGCGCATGGACTACGACACCTTCATCCATGCCTCGTTCTTCTTACAAGGCGAAGCCGACAAATTTTCGCGGGAACGCCCGGGCAAACGCAAAGAGGTGTTGGGGCGCATTTTAGGGCTGGGGGTGTGGGAGACCTACCGCGAAGCCACCGCCGAGCGCCGCCGCGCTGCCGAAGCCGAAATCAACCGCCTCGATGGCCGAATGGCCGAAATGCGCGCGGAAATTGCCCACGAAGCCGCCATCGCGGCCCAACTTCGCGAGGTAGAAGCCGACATCGCCCGCCTGAGCGAAGCCGCCGAGGCCCAGGAAGCCCTGTTGCGGGAATACGCCCGCGCCCAGGCGGCCTTGGAGCAACAACGCCTGCTGGTAGGCGAACTGGAAGCCCAGATCGGACGACTGAAAACCAGCCTTACCGACCTCACCGCCCGCCTCGCCGAGCGAGAAACCGAACACGAAAAACTTCAAGCCTTGCTGGCGCGCGAAGACGCCATTCGCGCGGCCTATCAGGCATGGCAACGCGCCCGCGAGGAACTGAGCCGCTGGGAAACCCAGGCCGAGAAATTCCGTGCGTTGGATGAGGAACGCCAGCCACTGCTGCGCGCCATCCAGGCCGAAGAAGCCAGACACCGTGAAACGCTGGCCCACCTGGAGCAACAAGCCCGGCAAGCCGCCGAGGCCCGCCAAAACCTCACCGCAGTAGAAAAAGACCTGGCCGAAGCCGAAGCCGCACTGAGCGAAATCGAAAAAGCCATCGAAGCCGCCAAAGCCGCCGAGAGCCGCCGCGACGAACTCACCCAACGCCTCAGCGAACTGGCGGCCCGCCGCGACCGTCTCAAACAAGAAGGTAACGACTTCAAAGCCCGCATCGCCCGGCTGGAAAGCGTCACCACCCCCTCTTGCCCCCTCTGCGGCCAGCCGCTCACCGAGGCCCACAAAGCCGACATCCTCGCCCAGTGGCAGGCGCAAGTCGACGCCCTGCGCGCCGATTATCAGGCCGTCAACGACGAAATCAAAGCCCTGCGCGCCGAGCACGCCGCGGCCCAGAGCGAACTCGCCCGGCTGCCGGGGCTGCAAAAGCAGGCCCGCGCCCTGGCTGAGCATCGCGGCAGCCTGCTCAACCGCCGGCAAGCCCTGCAAGAAACCCTCGAACAGTGGGAAAAAGAAGGCCAGACGCGGCTGGAAACCTTGCGCCGCACGCTGGAAAGGGGCGATTTTGCCCGCGAAGCCCGCACCCGCCTCAAAGCCCTGGACGACCGCCTGCGGGAACTGGGCTACGACCCCGCCGCCCATGCCGAAGCCCGTCGCGCCGAAGAAGCCGCCCGCACCGCCGAAGCCGAATGGCAGGCGCTGGAAAGCGCGCGCGCGGTGCTGCAACACCTCGACCGGGAAACCGCCGACCTGCGCGCTCAAATTCAAACCCTCGAGGCCCAACTCAAACCCCTACGCGCCCGCCACACCAAGGCTTACCGCCAACTGCAAGCCGCCGAAAGCCAAAGTCCCGACACCGCCACGGCCGAGCGCAAACTGGCCGACCTGCGCGAGCGCATCGCCGAACTGCAAAAAGCCCGCGGCGGCCTGCAACAACAGGCCCACCTCATTGCCAAGTACAAGCACAACCTCGAAGAACTCAACGCCCGCCGCGAGGCCATCGCCCGCGACGTGGGGCGCTTCAAGACCCTGGAAACCGCCTTCGGACGCAACGGCATTCCCAGCCTGCTGATTGAGCAAGCCCTCCCGCTGCTGGAAGAGGAAGCCAACCGCATTCTGGAGCGGCTGACCGACGGCCAAATGCACGTCCACTTCCGCACCCAGGCGCCTTACAAAGACGTCAAACGCAAAGACATGAAAGAGACGCTGGACATCATCATCAGCGATGCCTACGGCCAGCGCGATTACGAAAGTTATTCCGGCGGCGAGGCTTTCCGGGTCGATTTTGCCATTCGGGTGGCATTAGCCCGCCTCCTGGCCCATCGCGCCGGCGCGCGGCTGCAAACGCTGGTCATCGACGAAGGTTTCGGCAGCCAGGATGCCGAAGGCCGCCAGCGCCTGCTGGAAGCCATCCGTGCCGTGCAAGACGACTTCGCCAAGATTTTGGTCATCACCCACATTGAGGAATTGAAAGAAGCCTTCCCTGCCCGCATCGAAGTGCGCAAAACCCCGCGCGGTTCACAAGTGGAAGTGGTGCTGGTATAA
- a CDS encoding ABC transporter ATP-binding protein, which yields MHGFDGQSLRLEHLSVQAGNFRLSDLTLEVAAGEYFILLGPTGAGKTVLLETIAGLHQPQAGRVLLGGEDVTDAPPETRRVGVVYQHHALFPHMTVAENVAFGLALQRQPRWRRAMPWLGRYTLRREVRSPEVTAALEMLHIAHLAERFPTHLSGGERQRVALARALVIRPRLLLLDEPLSALDPQHRETLRGELRRLHAELGTTVVHVTHDFEEAVALGDRIAVLHDGRVEQMGAAEAIFRRPASRFVAEFVGMRNIFAAEAEPGNGRAAVLRTHGLAVAAVAARRGAVHFAIRPEDIVLAHHPLDSSVRNVFRGQVTDVERRGALAYVTVAVPAAEGEALPFVAAVTTPSLENLGLRPGKPVWLGFKASAVHVF from the coding sequence ATGCACGGATTTGATGGTCAGAGCCTGCGCTTGGAGCACTTGAGCGTGCAGGCGGGAAATTTCCGCCTGAGCGACCTGACGCTGGAGGTGGCGGCAGGGGAGTATTTCATTTTGCTCGGCCCCACGGGGGCGGGCAAAACCGTGCTGCTGGAAACTATCGCAGGGCTGCATCAGCCGCAGGCAGGCCGCGTGCTGCTGGGCGGGGAAGACGTGACCGACGCGCCGCCGGAAACGCGGCGGGTGGGGGTGGTGTATCAGCATCATGCGCTTTTCCCCCACATGACGGTGGCTGAGAATGTGGCCTTTGGGTTGGCATTGCAGCGGCAGCCGCGCTGGCGGCGAGCCATGCCGTGGTTGGGGCGGTACACCCTGCGGCGCGAAGTTCGCAGCCCGGAGGTGACCGCCGCGTTGGAAATGCTGCATATTGCTCACCTGGCCGAGCGTTTTCCCACGCACCTGAGCGGTGGGGAACGCCAGCGGGTGGCCCTGGCGCGGGCGCTGGTCATCCGTCCCCGGCTGCTGTTGTTGGATGAGCCCCTCAGCGCCCTCGATCCCCAGCACCGGGAAACGCTGCGCGGCGAACTGCGGCGCTTGCATGCCGAACTGGGTACCACGGTGGTGCATGTAACGCACGATTTTGAAGAGGCGGTGGCGTTGGGCGACCGGATCGCTGTGTTGCACGATGGCCGCGTGGAGCAGATGGGCGCGGCAGAGGCAATTTTCCGCCGGCCAGCCTCCCGTTTTGTGGCCGAGTTTGTGGGCATGCGGAACATTTTTGCCGCCGAGGCCGAGCCTGGCAATGGCCGGGCTGCGGTGTTACGCACGCATGGCCTTGCCGTGGCCGCTGTGGCGGCGCGGCGGGGGGCCGTGCATTTTGCCATCCGCCCCGAAGACATCGTTTTGGCGCACCACCCGCTGGATTCCAGCGTGCGAAACGTTTTTCGCGGCCAGGTGACCGACGTGGAGCGGCGAGGCGCGCTCGCGTACGTGACCGTGGCTGTGCCTGCGGCGGAAGGCGAAGCGTTGCCTTTCGTGGCTGCCGTGACCACCCCCTCGTTGGAAAACCTTGGCTTGCGCCCAGGAAAGCCGGTTTGGCTGGGCTTTAAAGCCTCAGCGGTGCACGTGTTCTGA
- a CDS encoding response regulator transcription factor: MAGTPHGDFLLFRVAMAAKRKTDYQILWIENRRVRVPEFVPALRKRGYDLHVVSSGKAAREWLHTFTPDLVVLYAASFGTSGYRIAKGLRSVAPETLPLLLIASPEAPPKANAPVSYTLTLPFTTRKLLNRIHRLLPSEAQWHRVGAVALDEQRRVVRCHGREHRLTPRMLRLLKVFMARPHQVIPYHDLFREVWETTYLGDIRTLQVHVAWLRRALEDDPRRPRFLETLRGVGYRFHPDGKPVPEPEGEAAA, from the coding sequence ATGGCAGGCACCCCACATGGGGATTTCCTGCTGTTCAGGGTTGCGATGGCTGCCAAGCGGAAGACGGACTATCAGATTTTGTGGATCGAGAACCGCCGCGTGCGGGTGCCGGAGTTTGTGCCCGCGCTGCGCAAGCGCGGTTACGATTTGCACGTTGTCTCGTCGGGCAAAGCCGCGCGCGAATGGTTGCACACCTTTACGCCCGACCTGGTGGTGCTCTACGCGGCGTCGTTTGGCACCAGTGGGTATCGCATTGCCAAAGGCTTGCGCAGCGTTGCCCCGGAAACGTTGCCCCTTTTGTTGATCGCTTCTCCCGAGGCGCCGCCCAAGGCCAATGCGCCGGTTTCTTACACGCTGACGTTGCCTTTCACCACCCGCAAGTTGCTCAACCGCATTCACCGCCTGTTGCCGAGCGAAGCGCAGTGGCACCGGGTGGGGGCTGTGGCGTTGGATGAGCAGCGGCGGGTTGTGCGTTGCCACGGGCGGGAGCACCGCCTGACGCCCCGCATGTTACGCTTGCTCAAAGTGTTCATGGCGCGCCCTCATCAGGTCATTCCCTATCACGACCTGTTCCGTGAGGTGTGGGAAACCACCTACCTGGGCGATATTCGCACGCTGCAGGTGCATGTGGCCTGGCTGCGGCGTGCGCTGGAAGACGACCCCCGTCGGCCGCGTTTTTTGGAAACTTTGCGCGGGGTGGGGTACCGTTTTCACCCCGATGGCAAGCCAGTGCCGGAGCCGGAAGGGGAAGCGGCTGCCTGA
- a CDS encoding YggS family pyridoxal phosphate-dependent enzyme, producing MAQQADMPTRIRENYTHVLERIAAAAQRVHRAPETVRLVVVTKGQPVEKAQAAVLAGARDLGENYPEEGVAKMAVITQPDVRWHMIGHVQRRKARLVISHYDMLHSLDRLALAQRLETLAAEARRVLPVLLEFNVGGEESKFGWPAWDETQWEALLPDVEAVVAFPHLEVRGVMTVPPPVPQAEAARPYFRRLRALRDFLARRFPQASWDELSMGMSADFEVAVEEGATIVRVGTAILGPRPPKK from the coding sequence ATGGCTCAACAAGCAGATATGCCCACACGCATTCGGGAAAACTACACCCACGTGCTGGAACGCATCGCCGCCGCGGCCCAACGCGTCCACCGCGCGCCGGAAACGGTCCGGCTGGTGGTGGTGACCAAAGGGCAGCCAGTGGAAAAGGCCCAGGCAGCCGTGCTCGCAGGGGCGCGGGATCTGGGCGAGAACTACCCCGAAGAAGGCGTTGCCAAAATGGCCGTCATCACCCAACCCGACGTGCGCTGGCACATGATCGGGCACGTGCAGCGACGCAAAGCCCGGCTGGTGATTTCCCACTACGACATGCTGCATTCGCTGGACAGGCTGGCACTGGCCCAGCGGCTGGAAACGCTGGCAGCAGAGGCCAGGCGAGTGCTGCCTGTGCTGCTGGAGTTCAACGTTGGCGGCGAGGAAAGCAAGTTTGGCTGGCCCGCCTGGGACGAAACCCAATGGGAAGCCCTGCTACCCGATGTGGAAGCCGTCGTTGCCTTCCCCCACCTGGAAGTACGCGGCGTGATGACCGTGCCGCCGCCAGTCCCCCAGGCCGAAGCGGCCCGCCCCTATTTCCGCCGCCTGCGGGCCCTGCGCGATTTCCTCGCCCGCCGCTTCCCGCAAGCCTCGTGGGATGAACTTTCTATGGGCATGAGCGCCGACTTCGAAGTGGCGGTGGAAGAAGGTGCAACCATCGTGCGGGTGGGCACCGCCATTCTGGGCCCGCGCCCGCCGAAAAAGTAG
- the alr gene encoding alanine racemase produces the protein MDGDIFSPVMAQDEEGMMRPTRVVVNLDALAANFHAIRQRVAPAKVMPILKANAYGHGLVPVARLMASLGADYLGVAVLEEGILLRQAGIRTPILVLGGIWGSQIPLFLKYDLTLTASSIEKLAQIDQAAEALKTTARVHLKIDTGMERIGVHDYSAEAFLQAALHSRHVQVEGIFSHFANADAADPASARLQLERFHEVLRFYERRSLPPPLRHMANSAAVLRLPEATFDMVRPGILLYGVYPSPEVPRTVAVRPALTWKTRVVYFKVTQPGRPVSYGWTWTPKKQTRIVTLPVGYGDGYFRAMSNKAQVLIRGRRYPQVGRICMDQMMVNIGWETAYNGDEVVLIGEQGRERITVEDLAAWAGTIPYEVLTNINTRVPRVYIGSPAHRAAALPEEQKGTTDSAEKYPPISQIGTD, from the coding sequence ATGGACGGCGACATTTTTTCACCCGTGATGGCACAGGACGAAGAAGGCATGATGCGCCCCACCCGGGTTGTGGTCAACCTGGACGCGCTGGCGGCCAACTTCCACGCCATCCGGCAGCGGGTGGCCCCGGCGAAAGTCATGCCCATCCTCAAGGCCAACGCCTACGGGCACGGGCTGGTGCCGGTGGCGCGGCTGATGGCTTCCCTCGGCGCCGACTACCTCGGCGTGGCCGTGCTGGAAGAGGGCATTCTGCTGCGGCAGGCAGGCATCCGCACGCCCATTCTGGTGCTCGGCGGCATCTGGGGCAGCCAGATTCCCCTCTTCCTCAAATACGACCTCACACTGACGGCCTCTTCGATTGAAAAACTCGCCCAAATCGACCAGGCCGCCGAAGCGCTGAAAACCACGGCGCGGGTACACCTCAAAATCGACACCGGTATGGAGCGCATCGGCGTGCACGATTACAGCGCCGAGGCCTTCCTGCAAGCCGCTCTGCACAGCCGCCATGTGCAGGTGGAGGGCATCTTCAGCCACTTCGCCAACGCCGACGCCGCCGACCCCGCTTCCGCCCGCCTGCAACTGGAACGCTTCCACGAGGTGCTGCGCTTTTACGAGCGCCGCAGCCTGCCCCCGCCCCTGCGCCACATGGCCAATTCCGCCGCCGTGCTGCGCCTGCCGGAAGCCACTTTCGACATGGTGCGCCCCGGCATCCTGCTCTACGGCGTGTACCCCTCGCCCGAAGTGCCCCGCACGGTGGCCGTGCGCCCCGCCCTCACCTGGAAGACGCGCGTCGTGTATTTCAAAGTCACCCAACCCGGCCGCCCCGTCAGTTACGGCTGGACCTGGACGCCGAAAAAGCAGACCCGCATCGTCACCCTACCGGTGGGCTACGGCGACGGCTACTTCCGCGCCATGTCCAACAAGGCGCAGGTGCTCATCCGCGGCCGGCGCTACCCCCAGGTAGGACGCATTTGCATGGACCAGATGATGGTGAACATCGGCTGGGAAACCGCCTACAACGGCGACGAAGTGGTGCTCATCGGCGAACAGGGCCGCGAGCGCATCACGGTGGAAGACCTGGCCGCGTGGGCGGGCACGATTCCCTACGAAGTGCTGACCAACATCAACACCCGCGTACCCCGCGTGTACATCGGCAGCCCGGCCCACCGCGCCGCCGCCCTGCCCGAGGAGCAAAAGGGAACCACCGATTCCGCAGAAAAATATCCACCGATTTCACAGATTGGCACCGATTGA
- the wtpA gene encoding tungstate ABC transporter substrate-binding protein WtpA, producing MRKRFVAFALVFAGLLAACGRAQPTPAAGDTLSGTLTIFHAGSLTVPIQQLTAAFHKQHPGVEFATVSGGSRTVARKVSELGQQADLVFVADYTVIDNLLKPRFANWNIRFATNAMVIAYTDRSKYADEINADNWYRILLRDGVVYGHSDPNADPCGYRTLMVWQLAEAYYKVPGLAQQLDDHCPAANVRPKAVELLALLQSGDMDYAFEYLSVAVQHHLRYVELPPQLNLSDPQYADFYAQAKVQINGARPGETVTKTGAPILYGVTIPTNAPHPDLAAAFLAFVLGPQGQAILREAGQPPLTPPVADAPDNLPASLRPLVQP from the coding sequence GTGCGCAAGCGTTTTGTTGCCTTTGCTTTGGTTTTTGCCGGGTTGTTGGCGGCCTGCGGCCGTGCGCAACCCACCCCTGCCGCCGGTGATACACTTTCCGGCACGTTGACGATTTTCCACGCCGGTAGCCTGACGGTGCCCATTCAGCAGTTGACGGCTGCCTTTCACAAGCAGCACCCTGGGGTGGAATTTGCCACGGTTTCGGGTGGCAGCCGCACGGTGGCCCGCAAGGTGAGCGAACTCGGCCAGCAGGCCGATTTGGTGTTTGTGGCCGATTACACCGTGATTGACAACCTGCTCAAGCCCAGGTTTGCCAACTGGAACATTCGCTTTGCCACCAATGCCATGGTGATTGCCTACACCGACCGCTCGAAGTATGCCGACGAAATCAACGCCGACAACTGGTATCGCATTTTGCTGCGCGATGGGGTGGTGTATGGGCATTCTGACCCCAATGCCGACCCCTGCGGCTATCGCACGCTGATGGTGTGGCAACTGGCCGAGGCCTATTACAAGGTGCCCGGCCTGGCGCAGCAGTTAGACGACCACTGCCCCGCGGCTAACGTGCGCCCCAAAGCAGTGGAACTGCTGGCGTTGTTGCAGTCGGGCGATATGGATTATGCGTTTGAATATCTCTCGGTGGCGGTGCAGCATCATTTGCGCTATGTGGAACTGCCGCCGCAACTCAACCTGAGCGACCCGCAGTATGCCGATTTCTACGCGCAGGCGAAGGTGCAAATCAACGGCGCCAGGCCCGGGGAAACCGTCACCAAAACGGGTGCGCCGATTCTCTATGGCGTGACCATCCCCACCAACGCGCCGCACCCTGACCTGGCGGCGGCATTCCTGGCTTTTGTGTTGGGCCCGCAGGGGCAGGCGATTTTGCGGGAAGCCGGCCAACCACCGCTCACCCCCCCGGTTGCCGATGCTCCCGACAACCTGCCTGCCTCCCTCCGCCCGCTGGTTCAGCCGTAA
- a CDS encoding ABC transporter permease subunit, translating to MSLPDFLKPRNRLHLAFALLGSVLVAFIAWPLMRTLLASSPAVLWRTWQESEVSAAILLTFGASAAATGLALLLGIPLAYVLARADFPGKALVEAVVDIPVVVPHSAAGIALLMVFGRQTFLGKLFGAVGIHFVSAVPGIIIAMLFVSLAFLVNAARDGFRAVDTRLEAVARTLGASPWETFWQITFPLAWRSILSGIIMMWARGLSEFGAVVILAYHPTVAPVLIFSRFESYGLAYAQPVASLVILISLGVFFVLRWVGRDARI from the coding sequence ATGTCCCTTCCTGACTTCTTGAAACCCCGTAACCGCCTGCACCTGGCCTTTGCGTTGCTGGGGTCGGTGCTGGTGGCTTTCATTGCGTGGCCGTTGATGCGCACCTTGCTGGCTTCCTCGCCGGCGGTGCTGTGGCGCACCTGGCAGGAAAGCGAGGTCAGCGCGGCCATCTTGTTGACTTTTGGCGCTTCGGCAGCCGCGACGGGTCTGGCGCTACTTTTGGGCATCCCCTTGGCCTATGTGCTGGCGCGCGCCGATTTCCCCGGCAAGGCTCTGGTGGAAGCCGTGGTTGACATTCCGGTCGTTGTGCCGCATTCGGCCGCCGGCATTGCTTTGCTCATGGTGTTTGGACGCCAAACTTTCCTGGGTAAGTTGTTCGGCGCTGTCGGCATTCACTTTGTTTCGGCGGTGCCGGGCATTATCATCGCCATGCTTTTTGTCAGCCTGGCCTTTTTGGTCAACGCTGCCCGCGATGGTTTCCGGGCCGTTGACACCCGGCTGGAGGCCGTCGCGCGCACCCTGGGGGCTTCCCCCTGGGAGACTTTCTGGCAAATTACCTTCCCGCTGGCCTGGCGCAGCATCTTGTCGGGCATCATCATGATGTGGGCGCGAGGGCTAAGCGAATTTGGCGCGGTGGTCATTTTGGCGTATCATCCCACCGTGGCGCCGGTGTTGATTTTTTCGCGTTTTGAATCTTACGGGCTGGCCTACGCGCAGCCGGTGGCCTCGCTGGTCATTTTGATTTCGCTGGGTGTGTTCTTCGTGTTGCGATGGGTGGGGCGCGATGCACGGATTTGA
- the secG gene encoding preprotein translocase subunit SecG translates to MSRSEEDALETYLDIALIITSIALIAIVVLQSKGAGLGGLTGSDMGTVFSARRGLEKTFFHLTIALSVLFFALTLAVVLVSKAAG, encoded by the coding sequence ATGTCACGCAGCGAGGAGGACGCTTTGGAAACCTATCTGGATATTGCCCTGATTATAACCTCAATTGCCCTGATCGCCATCGTGGTGCTGCAAAGCAAAGGCGCCGGGCTGGGTGGGCTGACCGGCTCGGATATGGGCACCGTGTTCAGCGCCCGCCGCGGGCTGGAAAAGACCTTCTTCCACCTCACCATCGCGTTGAGCGTGTTGTTCTTCGCGCTGACCCTGGCGGTGGTGCTGGTCTCTAAGGCGGCAGGGTAG
- a CDS encoding lactamase → MEITWYGHSCFRLTQRRMTTIVADPYDPAAVGLPPLKLKADVVTISTDAPGHNNLKAVRGVRHVLTGPGEYEIGGVFITAIHTNGKGKSQGEQPRNTLFLFDYDGLTVAHLGNMRRVPTQAEVEALGTVHVALVPVGGGSALSAAKAAEVISVLEPSIVVPMHYHLPGTTPKLESVTRFLKEMGVEGVSPVPVLKVTRSSIPDELQVVVLENANAPS, encoded by the coding sequence ATGGAAATCACCTGGTACGGACATTCCTGCTTTCGCCTCACCCAGCGGCGCATGACGACCATTGTCGCCGACCCGTACGATCCTGCCGCGGTGGGGCTGCCGCCGCTGAAGTTGAAAGCCGACGTCGTCACCATCAGCACCGACGCGCCCGGCCATAACAACCTCAAAGCCGTCCGTGGCGTGCGGCACGTGTTAACCGGCCCCGGCGAGTACGAAATCGGCGGGGTGTTCATCACAGCCATCCACACCAATGGAAAAGGCAAAAGCCAGGGCGAACAGCCCCGCAATACCCTTTTCCTGTTCGACTACGACGGCCTGACGGTCGCTCACCTCGGGAACATGCGCCGCGTGCCCACCCAGGCCGAAGTCGAAGCCCTGGGCACTGTGCACGTCGCCCTGGTGCCGGTGGGCGGAGGCAGCGCCTTGAGCGCTGCAAAAGCCGCCGAGGTCATCAGCGTGCTGGAGCCTTCCATCGTGGTGCCCATGCACTACCACCTCCCTGGCACAACCCCCAAACTGGAAAGCGTGACGCGCTTCCTCAAAGAAATGGGCGTGGAAGGGGTCTCGCCGGTGCCGGTGCTCAAAGTGACACGCTCCAGCATCCCCGACGAACTGCAAGTCGTGGTGCTGGAAAATGCCAATGCACCGTCGTGA